One Elusimicrobiota bacterium genomic window carries:
- the lepB gene encoding signal peptidase I, whose protein sequence is MEATLFWIGCGLGGYAYLLRKIFKKDSLMQQRVVVAGLHLFFLVVVGALAGFVLSASMEIHGPTPRFPVTGAVIGFLWAIVQLRRDTRKDGALGLLTGDLEWVETSFSAILLAAVIMYSVVQAFKIPSSSMEDTLLIGDHLFVNKFIYGIRIPFTDRRVLKLRDVRRGDIVVFEAPSTALQSREEREQHAHKDFIKRAIGLPGDEIRIKDKHVYINGQLQEESYAIYRDDSIWPNALKSMNADEYQREWASGEFSIFRRDQVGDTFGPVRVPPNCYFVMGDNRDGSFDSRFWGPMPNSNLKGKAWLVYWPIRRVKIIR, encoded by the coding sequence ATGGAAGCGACACTATTCTGGATTGGTTGTGGTTTAGGCGGATACGCTTATCTTCTGCGCAAGATATTCAAGAAAGATTCTTTGATGCAACAGCGCGTGGTAGTGGCCGGCCTGCACCTGTTCTTTCTCGTGGTCGTGGGTGCGCTGGCCGGTTTTGTTCTCAGCGCGTCAATGGAAATCCATGGGCCCACCCCGCGATTCCCTGTAACCGGAGCCGTCATCGGGTTCCTCTGGGCGATTGTCCAGCTCCGCCGTGACACGCGGAAGGACGGGGCCCTCGGTCTGTTGACGGGCGATCTAGAATGGGTCGAGACCTCTTTTTCAGCCATTTTGCTGGCGGCCGTGATCATGTACTCCGTGGTTCAGGCATTTAAGATCCCGTCCAGTTCCATGGAAGACACGCTTCTAATCGGAGACCACCTTTTCGTTAACAAATTCATCTACGGCATCCGGATTCCCTTTACCGATCGTCGCGTTTTGAAGCTGAGGGATGTGCGGCGGGGGGACATCGTCGTGTTTGAAGCCCCTTCGACCGCCCTGCAGTCCCGGGAAGAGCGCGAACAACATGCGCACAAAGACTTTATTAAGCGCGCCATCGGATTGCCGGGAGATGAGATCCGAATCAAGGACAAACACGTCTATATCAACGGTCAACTGCAGGAGGAATCCTACGCCATCTACCGGGACGACAGTATCTGGCCCAATGCATTAAAATCCATGAACGCTGACGAGTATCAGCGGGAATGGGCGTCCGGCGAGTTTTCGATCTTCCGCCGGGATCAGGTGGGGGATACGTTTGGGCCTGTTCGGGTCCCTCCAAACTGCTATTTTGTTATGGGGGACAATCGGGATGGTTCCTTTGATTCGCGTTTCTGGGGCCCGATGCCTAATTCAAATCTGAAAGGAAAAGCCTGGCTGGTGTACTGGCCGATTCGCCGGGTCAAAATAATTCGATGA
- a CDS encoding NfeD family protein, with protein MMTPSEIWLVVAVGCVVIEIIPPPTHFFFLGLALGALAASVAAYFSTMAWLPWTVFLVTSVVLIPTLIPLAKFLFTPRPHASNVDELINQKALVVEPVRPEAPGIVKIVGEDWRALSEQDSFEKGQWGQVIRVEGTHVIIRRIY; from the coding sequence ATGATGACTCCTTCTGAAATCTGGCTGGTTGTTGCGGTGGGCTGCGTCGTGATTGAAATCATCCCGCCGCCGACTCATTTTTTCTTTCTGGGACTCGCACTGGGTGCTTTGGCCGCTTCTGTCGCGGCCTATTTCAGTACCATGGCCTGGCTGCCGTGGACGGTGTTTCTCGTGACATCGGTGGTTTTGATTCCCACGCTCATCCCTCTGGCCAAATTCTTGTTCACGCCGCGGCCGCATGCCTCGAATGTGGACGAGTTGATTAATCAGAAAGCCCTGGTGGTTGAGCCGGTGCGGCCGGAGGCGCCCGGGATCGTCAAGATTGTCGGGGAGGATTGGCGGGCCCTCTCCGAGCAGGATTCTTTCGAAAAGGGGCAATGGGGTCAGGTTATTCGCGTCGAAGGGACGCACGTTATCATCAGGAGGATTTACTAA